One Manihot esculenta cultivar AM560-2 chromosome 18, M.esculenta_v8, whole genome shotgun sequence genomic window carries:
- the LOC110607603 gene encoding basic leucine zipper 61 has protein sequence MKGLDKKITLFMSHSPFASCGNPSSNKKIPTNEPTIRNQVPHQGRMPDTDMDPRKLKRAMASRQYSQKYRLKQLQYILQLEKEVKALQAEVAITSPRIKYVDRKNSLLRMQNGSMNERLSAFSTNLMFKEAQYEELKKERDMLKQFYVINQPQQLPDFLKIKPVDNYQLLNFNLNHTAFNPFLEPAAVGMSQIMINQNLNQTYYE, from the exons ATGAAGGGATTGGACAAGAAAATAACTTTATTCATGTCTCATTCTCCATTCGCATCCTGTGGGAACCCTAGTTCTAATAAAAAAATCCCTACCAATGAGCCCACCATTAGGAACCAGGTCCCTCATCAAGGTCGTATGCCAGATACTGACATGGACCCCAGAAAGCTCAAAAG AGCTATGGCGAGCAGACAATATTCCCAGAAGTATCGACTCAAGCAGCTACAATATATTCTGCAACTTGAAAAAGAAGTGAAAGCTCTACAA GCTGAAGTTGCAATCACCTCACCAAGGATCAAGTATGTTGATCGCAAAAATTCTTTATTAAGGATGCAAAATGGTTCAATGAATGAAAGGCTTTCTGCCTTTTCTACTAACCTTATGTTCAAAGAAG CTCAATATGAGGAACTAAAGAAGGAAAGGGACATGTTGAAACAATTCTATGTGATAAATCAACCACAACAACTGCcagattttttgaaaataaaaccaGTTGATAATTATCAGCTTCTGAATTTCAACCTGAATCACACTGCATTCAATCCCTTTTTGGAACCTGCTGCTGTTGGGATGTCACAGATAATGATAAATCAGAACCTGAACCAAACATATTATGAATAG
- the LOC110607604 gene encoding basic leucine zipper 34 translates to MKGLDKKITLSNMSHSPFASNGNPPSNKQVSSNEPTIRNQVRRRGRALDPNMNFRKLKRVMASRQYFQKYRLKQLEYDLQLEKDVQALQAEVAITSPRIKYVDNQNFLLRIQNGSMNESLSVFSSDLIFKEAQYEELKKERDMLKRFYEMNQPQVLDFLKIKPFENY, encoded by the exons ATGAAGGGACTGGACAAGAAAATAACTCTGTCCAATATGTCTCATTCTCCATTTGCATCCAATGGGAATCCTCCTTCTAATAAACAAGTCTCATCCAATGAACCCACCATTAGAAACCAGGTCCGTCGTCGGGGTCGTGCATTAGATCCTAACATGAACTTCAGAAAGCTCAAAAG AGTTATGGCGAGTAGACAATATTTCCAGAAGTATAGACTCAAGCAGCTTGAATATGATCTACAACTTGAAAAAGATGTGCAAGCTTTACAG GCTGAAGTTGCAATCACCTCACCAAGGATCAAGTATGTtgataaccaaaattttttattaaggaTACAAAATGGTTCAATGAATGAAAGCCTTTCTGTCTTTTCCAGTGATCTTATATTCAAAGAAG CTCAATATGAAGAACTGAAGAAGGAGAGGGACATGTTAAAGCGATTCTATGAGATGAATCAACCACAAGTGCtagattttttgaaaataaaaccaTTTGAGAATTATTGA